The Streptomyces sp. CC0208 genome window below encodes:
- a CDS encoding DUF6578 domain-containing protein: protein MGLWHVFYADWQMECCGTPFSVGEEVGWPLLFRAADDVLGGGWDHHLTELAGPVEQGAVRVLRDGDGLVVGVAEGVPVPEDSHRFVGLLTVETHGGRLPEVRGQVRRVQVVTQEYGRTEPGSRTWEPVPGRRSLRSVDACPKWFAGGGGERSEAGVLVTLEVPGGG, encoded by the coding sequence ATGGGGCTCTGGCACGTGTTCTACGCGGACTGGCAGATGGAGTGTTGCGGTACGCCCTTCTCGGTGGGGGAGGAGGTGGGCTGGCCGCTGCTGTTCCGTGCCGCGGACGACGTGCTCGGTGGCGGCTGGGACCACCACCTCACCGAGCTCGCTGGACCGGTGGAGCAGGGCGCAGTGCGGGTGCTGCGGGACGGGGACGGCCTGGTCGTGGGGGTGGCGGAAGGTGTGCCGGTGCCGGAGGACTCTCACAGGTTCGTCGGGCTGCTCACCGTCGAGACGCATGGGGGGCGGTTGCCGGAGGTGCGGGGACAGGTGCGGAGGGTGCAGGTCGTGACACAGGAGTACGGCCGGACGGAGCCGGGTTCGCGGACCTGGGAGCCGGTGCCGGGGCGGCGGTCGCTGCGGTCGGTGGACGCGTGCCCGAAGTGGTTCGCGGGTGGTGGGGGTGAGCGGTCCGAGGCGGGGGTCCTGGTCACGCTGGAGGTACCGGGCGGGGGATGA